In Nitrososphaerota archaeon, one genomic interval encodes:
- a CDS encoding MBL fold metallo-hydrolase, with protein sequence MQTSKNNSEIIVSDEIERINEYEKVEGFLTLKDYEIIKDNLLEDQALFLKINDKGLVIITGCAHSGIINTIEYAKKITGLNKIHAILGGFHLINANEEKIKITMDEMKKINPEKIFPCHCTGQKAIMEFIKNFKDKCIPIQAGKSIEL encoded by the coding sequence TTGCAAACCAGTAAAAATAACTCTGAAATAATCGTAAGTGATGAAATAGAAAGGATTAATGAATATGAAAAAGTAGAAGGTTTTTTAACATTGAAAGATTATGAAATTATTAAAGATAATCTTTTAGAAGACCAAGCACTTTTTCTTAAAATTAATGATAAAGGATTAGTAATTATTACAGGTTGTGCACATTCAGGAATAATTAATACAATTGAATATGCTAAAAAAATTACTGGTTTAAATAAAATACATGCAATTTTAGGGGGTTTTCATTTAATAAATGCTAATGAAGAAAAAATAAAAATAACAATGGATGAAATGAAAAAAATAAATCCTGAAAAAATTTTTCCTTGTCATTGTACTGGGCAAAAAGCAATAATGGAATTCATTAAAAATTTTAAAGATAAATGTATTCCAATTCAAGCAGGAAAAAGTATTGAATTATAA
- the rrp41 gene encoding exosome complex exonuclease Rrp41 codes for MGNKEIKLINEDGKRIDGRLFNELRPIKMEVGVLEKSDGSAYIEQGKTKIFAAVFGPKELHPKHLALPDRAVINCRYHMASFSVEERKQLGMTRREIELSKIIRHALETVVFLEKFPRAGIDVFIEVIQADGGTRVAGLNAASLALADAGIYMRDLVVGCAVGKVEGKIVLDLCDIEDKNGEADMPIAFSPRLDSILLLQLNGKLSIEEFYEAIKLAKEGCMKIYELMKETLKKKYSYVIMEEE; via the coding sequence ATGGGAAATAAAGAAATAAAATTAATAAATGAAGATGGAAAAAGAATAGATGGAAGATTATTTAACGAATTAAGACCGATAAAAATGGAAGTTGGCGTGCTTGAAAAAAGCGACGGGTCTGCATATATTGAACAGGGTAAAACAAAAATTTTTGCAGCAGTTTTTGGACCAAAAGAATTGCATCCAAAACATTTAGCATTACCAGATAGAGCTGTTATAAATTGTAGATATCACATGGCTTCATTCTCAGTTGAAGAGAGAAAGCAACTTGGAATGACTAGAAGAGAAATAGAATTATCAAAAATTATAAGACATGCATTAGAAACAGTAGTCTTTTTAGAAAAATTTCCAAGAGCAGGAATAGATGTATTCATAGAAGTTATACAAGCTGATGGAGGAACAAGAGTTGCAGGATTAAATGCTGCTTCATTAGCATTAGCAGATGCAGGAATATATATGCGCGATTTAGTAGTTGGTTGTGCTGTTGGAAAAGTAGAAGGAAAAATTGTTCTAGATTTATGTGACATTGAAGATAAAAATGGTGAAGCAGATATGCCTATTGCTTTTTCTCCAAGATTAGATTCAATACTTTTGCTTCAATTGAATGGAAAATTATCTATAGAAGAATTTTATGAAGCAATCAAATTAGCTAAAGAAGGATGCATGAAGATATATGAATTAATGAAAGAAACATTAAAGAAGAAATACAGTTATGTAATAATGGAGGAAGAATGA
- a CDS encoding 50S ribosomal protein L37ae, whose protein sequence is MVKKRTEKTGPIARYGARYGATLRKRYLQIEKSIRASYPCPKCGAIKVKRVSIGIWKCKKCNYTFAGGAYTPQIAIKEE, encoded by the coding sequence ATGGTTAAGAAAAGAACTGAAAAAACTGGACCAATAGCTAGATATGGAGCAAGATATGGTGCAACTTTACGTAAAAGATACCTCCAAATAGAGAAAAGTATTAGGGCTTCTTATCCATGTCCTAAATGCGGAGCTATAAAAGTTAAAAGAGTTAGTATTGGAATATGGAAATGTAAAAAATGTAATTATACTTTTGCAGGAGGAGCTTATACTCCACAAATAGCAATTAAAGAAGAATAA
- a CDS encoding Rpp14/Pop5 family protein: protein MLKKIRKRYILYKVLTEKGEINKDDIQKIIAKTIYNLFGLKGLIEVSPKNILYDSSNKLGIIQCNHFSINKLFAALMVINENNKIVIDPIKTSGLLSRVIKYVKETE from the coding sequence ATGTTAAAGAAAATACGTAAAAGATATATACTATATAAAGTGTTAACAGAAAAAGGAGAAATAAATAAAGATGATATACAGAAAATAATTGCTAAAACAATTTATAATTTATTTGGTTTAAAAGGCTTAATAGAAGTTTCTCCAAAAAATATTTTATACGATTCTTCAAATAAATTAGGAATAATTCAATGCAATCATTTTTCAATAAATAAATTATTTGCAGCTTTAATGGTTATAAATGAAAATAATAAAATAGTTATAGACCCTATTAAAACAAGTGGATTATTAAGTAGAGTAATTAAATATGTTAAAGAGACAGAATGA
- a CDS encoding ribosome assembly factor SBDS, which produces MPKEGYTLARLNKMGETFEILVDPEKSLKAKLGEKISINKILLYDEIYKDAKKGIRASEASLKKAFNTTDPLKIAEIILNEGELQITADQRKKLIEEKKKQIIDFISKNSVDPRTNLPHPPTRIENALKEIGVSIDPFIDAKEQATAIIEKLRTILPIKVGLTKLAIRLPGDIVGKAYGTIRNYGKIIQEEWQKDGSWICLVEITAGLHIELIEKLNSLSSGRVETKIIEKK; this is translated from the coding sequence ATGCCTAAGGAAGGATATACTTTAGCTAGATTAAATAAAATGGGAGAAACCTTCGAAATCTTAGTCGATCCTGAAAAATCTTTAAAAGCTAAACTTGGAGAAAAAATAAGTATAAATAAAATACTTTTATATGATGAAATATATAAGGATGCAAAAAAAGGTATTAGAGCATCTGAAGCTTCATTAAAAAAAGCTTTTAATACTACTGATCCATTAAAAATAGCTGAAATAATATTAAATGAAGGGGAATTACAAATAACAGCTGATCAAAGAAAAAAATTAATAGAAGAGAAAAAGAAACAAATAATCGATTTTATTTCTAAAAATAGCGTAGACCCAAGAACAAATCTTCCTCATCCACCTACTAGAATTGAAAATGCATTAAAAGAAATAGGGGTATCTATAGATCCATTTATAGATGCAAAAGAACAAGCTACAGCTATAATTGAAAAACTTAGAACAATATTACCAATAAAAGTTGGTTTAACAAAATTAGCTATTAGGCTTCCTGGAGATATAGTTGGAAAAGCTTATGGAACAATAAGAAATTATGGAAAAATAATTCAAGAAGAATGGCAAAAAGATGGTTCATGGATTTGCTTAGTTGAAATTACTGCTGGTTTACATATAGAATTAATAGAAAAATTAAATTCTTTAAGTTCTGGAAGAGTTGAAACAAAGATTATTGAAAAGAAGTGA
- a CDS encoding prefoldin subunit beta: MSEEEKIPPHIRQQILRLQQLQQTLEIVVSERQRIEAELVEINNAIEELGKTTEDSIVYKLVGRIMIKSNKENLKNELMEKKEIMETRSKVLEKQEERTRAQLTTLQKDLQKSLSEAGISTS, from the coding sequence ATGAGTGAAGAAGAAAAAATACCTCCGCATATTAGACAACAAATATTAAGATTGCAACAATTACAGCAAACACTTGAAATAGTAGTATCTGAAAGACAAAGAATAGAAGCTGAATTAGTAGAAATAAATAATGCAATAGAAGAACTTGGCAAAACAACAGAAGATTCTATTGTATATAAACTTGTTGGAAGAATAATGATTAAATCAAATAAAGAAAATTTAAAAAATGAATTAATGGAAAAGAAAGAAATAATGGAAACAAGGTCTAAAGTTCTTGAAAAACAAGAAGAAAGAACAAGAGCTCAATTAACAACTCTTCAAAAGGATTTACAAAAATCTTTATCAGAAGCAGGAATATCTACATCATAA
- the rrp42 gene encoding exosome complex protein Rrp42: protein MSEYFIGKTYSFSIKILHEKIYELLSMDKRLDERDALSFREIDIKTKLIEKADGSAIVSLGKTKVIAGIKHEIEKPFPDRPNEGVFVVNAELLPLASKSFEPGPPDERGVELARIVDRCIRESKAIDLQKLCLIEGESVYSLFIDLYILDYDGNYFDPSVLAAVAALSVTDIPIYKVENGKIIKTEERMKIPMKDFPVSVTLGIIKDKILVDPILLEEDSLDAILTIGFDSNSNLVAIQKSSLGMIPEDLIEKIILIAKEKADFLRKKLMESIKNG from the coding sequence ATGTCTGAATATTTTATTGGAAAAACATACTCTTTTTCAATAAAAATACTACATGAAAAAATATATGAATTGCTTTCAATGGATAAAAGGTTAGATGAAAGAGATGCTTTAAGCTTTAGGGAAATAGATATTAAAACAAAATTAATAGAAAAAGCAGATGGTTCTGCTATTGTTTCACTTGGAAAAACAAAAGTTATTGCTGGAATAAAACATGAAATTGAAAAACCTTTTCCAGATAGGCCAAATGAAGGAGTTTTTGTTGTTAATGCTGAATTGCTTCCACTTGCTTCAAAAAGTTTCGAGCCTGGACCCCCTGATGAAAGAGGGGTAGAACTTGCAAGAATTGTTGATAGATGCATAAGAGAATCAAAAGCTATAGACCTTCAAAAACTATGTTTAATAGAAGGAGAAAGCGTATATTCATTATTTATAGATTTATACATTTTAGATTATGATGGAAATTATTTTGATCCTTCAGTATTAGCTGCAGTTGCAGCTCTTTCAGTAACCGATATTCCAATATACAAAGTAGAGAATGGCAAGATTATTAAAACAGAAGAGCGTATGAAAATTCCTATGAAAGATTTTCCAGTATCTGTCACTTTAGGAATAATAAAAGATAAAATATTAGTAGATCCAATTCTTTTAGAAGAAGATTCTTTAGATGCTATTTTAACAATAGGTTTTGATTCAAATTCAAATCTAGTTGCTATTCAAAAAAGTAGTTTGGGAATGATACCTGAAGATTTGATTGAGAAAATAATCCTTATAGCTAAGGAAAAAGCAGATTTTCTAAGAAAAAAATTGATGGAGAGTATTAAAAATGGTTAA
- the psmA gene encoding archaeal proteasome endopeptidase complex subunit alpha yields MEEMDLALGITGAYDRAITVFSPQGRLYQVEYALETVRSGSTALAITCNEGVVLAAEEILHTKLQNPNFSWKIFQIDKHIGAATSGLNSDARVLVDNARIQAQVIRLSYDEDPAVEAITKHIGDVAQMYTQHAGVRPFGAGLLIGGVDKKGPSLFLVDPSGMYLEYLAWSIGRGAEKVREYLEKKYSKELTLEEAIQLAVSSLVYSTEKIEEEWTVKIAYIPTKTKTYSLMPQEEVKKYLEKAFEEKKASSK; encoded by the coding sequence ATGGAGGAGATGGATTTGGCTTTAGGAATAACAGGGGCTTATGATAGAGCTATAACAGTTTTCTCTCCACAAGGTCGTCTCTACCAGGTGGAATATGCCTTAGAGACTGTTAGGTCTGGATCTACTGCATTAGCAATTACTTGTAATGAAGGAGTAGTTTTGGCAGCTGAAGAAATATTACACACGAAATTGCAGAATCCAAATTTTTCATGGAAAATTTTCCAAATAGATAAGCACATAGGTGCAGCTACTTCTGGATTAAATTCGGATGCAAGAGTACTTGTCGATAATGCAAGAATACAAGCACAAGTTATAAGATTATCATACGATGAAGATCCAGCTGTTGAGGCAATCACAAAGCACATTGGTGACGTGGCTCAAATGTATACTCAACATGCCGGCGTGAGACCATTTGGTGCAGGATTGTTGATAGGTGGAGTTGATAAAAAAGGTCCGAGCTTGTTCCTTGTAGATCCAAGTGGAATGTATCTAGAATATTTGGCATGGTCCATTGGAAGAGGAGCTGAAAAAGTAAGAGAATATTTAGAGAAAAAATATAGTAAAGAATTAACGCTTGAAGAAGCTATTCAATTGGCAGTATCATCATTAGTATACTCAACTGAAAAAATCGAGGAAGAATGGACTGTTAAAATAGCTTATATTCCTACAAAAACAAAAACTTACTCATTAATGCCACAAGAAGAAGTAAAAAAATATCTAGAAAAAGCATTTGAAGAAAAGAAAGCTTCATCAAAATAA
- a CDS encoding DMT family transporter, with amino-acid sequence MGKNIKNIYFPLLIAVIAVSFSSIFIRLSNAPPLIIAAYRLGIASIILFPFMIYYNSNISKKYSRKDLLKIFFISFFLSIHFASWITSLNYTSIANSVIIVNTSPIFVAIFSYYILKEKINYNTIIGIIIAFIGTIIIAIGDYGINRSNLLGDIYALIGAIALSIYIIGGREIRKRMNLYLYVTPVYAISAIFLIIACIFLKIRLYPYPLREYFIFLLLAIIPTIFGHTIYNWILKNVKATTVAISLLGEPIGSTILAIIIFNEIPGFLTFVGGPITLIGIYIAMRKIY; translated from the coding sequence ATGGGAAAAAATATTAAAAATATTTATTTTCCATTATTAATTGCTGTGATAGCTGTATCTTTCTCTTCAATATTTATTAGATTAAGCAATGCTCCACCATTAATTATTGCAGCATATAGGCTTGGAATAGCTTCAATAATTCTTTTCCCATTCATGATTTATTATAATTCAAATATTTCTAAAAAATATTCCAGAAAAGATTTATTAAAAATATTTTTTATCAGCTTTTTTTTATCAATACACTTTGCATCATGGATAACATCTTTAAATTATACTTCTATTGCAAATTCTGTAATAATTGTTAATACCTCACCAATATTTGTTGCAATATTTTCATACTATATCTTAAAAGAAAAAATAAATTATAATACTATTATAGGAATTATAATAGCATTCATTGGAACAATAATTATAGCTATTGGAGATTATGGAATTAATAGAAGCAATTTATTAGGAGATATTTATGCATTAATAGGAGCAATAGCTCTTTCAATATATATTATAGGTGGAAGAGAAATAAGGAAGAGAATGAATTTATATTTATATGTTACACCAGTTTATGCTATATCTGCAATATTTTTAATAATAGCTTGCATATTTTTAAAAATACGATTATATCCTTATCCATTAAGAGAATATTTCATATTCCTTTTACTTGCAATAATTCCAACAATTTTTGGACATACAATTTATAATTGGATTTTAAAGAATGTTAAAGCAACAACAGTAGCTATAAGTTTATTAGGCGAGCCGATTGGATCAACAATATTAGCAATAATAATATTTAATGAAATACCTGGATTTTTAACTTTTGTAGGTGGTCCAATAACTTTAATTGGAATATATATTGCTATGAGAAAAATTTATTAA
- the rrp4 gene encoding exosome complex RNA-binding protein Rrp4, whose translation MCPLFFNEKEIVLPGQLLAEGKFMNGEGTYMIGDKIYSSQIGFAKYKEGEISVIPLKGPYIPKKDDIVIGIIIDIKPNAIDIDLGSGFRAVLKVSKNLEIRNLNIGDVIIGKIMYSGLKGIILNHEEGFKKIDKGLIIKITPTKIPRIIGRKGSMINLLKKETECEIFIGRNGLIVINGPSPNNEFAVASAIRMIEKEAHTTGLTDRISNLLKKWSEKYGK comes from the coding sequence ATGTGTCCATTATTTTTTAATGAAAAAGAAATTGTATTACCTGGCCAATTATTAGCTGAAGGTAAATTCATGAATGGAGAAGGAACATATATGATAGGAGATAAAATATATTCTTCTCAAATAGGATTTGCAAAATATAAAGAGGGGGAAATTTCCGTAATACCTTTAAAAGGCCCATACATTCCTAAAAAGGATGACATAGTGATAGGAATAATTATCGATATTAAGCCTAATGCAATAGACATTGATTTAGGAAGTGGATTCAGAGCTGTATTAAAAGTTTCAAAAAATTTAGAAATAAGAAATTTAAATATTGGAGATGTAATAATTGGTAAAATAATGTATAGTGGTTTAAAGGGAATAATTTTGAATCATGAAGAAGGATTTAAAAAAATAGATAAAGGATTAATTATTAAAATAACACCTACAAAAATCCCAAGAATAATAGGTAGGAAAGGATCCATGATAAATTTATTAAAAAAGGAAACTGAATGTGAAATATTTATAGGAAGAAATGGATTAATAGTTATAAATGGTCCATCTCCAAATAATGAATTTGCAGTTGCTTCAGCCATACGTATGATAGAAAAAGAAGCGCATACAACAGGGCTTACAGATAGAATAAGCAATTTGCTTAAAAAATGGAGTGAAAAATATGGGAAATAA
- a CDS encoding MBL fold metallo-hydrolase: MIERICVTNLVDDSVDMGHPNVLAKHGLALFIEIDFNEKEKINILMDTGPSPDIILHNAKELNIDLRGINMIVISHAHYDHTGGLIGVLKHINKKVLIIMHPNCLNLKFAEKPYLRYIGIPFKISEIEEAGGILLLSCKPVKITLK, encoded by the coding sequence ATGATTGAAAGAATATGTGTAACAAATCTTGTTGACGATTCTGTTGATATGGGGCATCCAAATGTTTTAGCTAAACATGGACTAGCTTTATTCATAGAAATAGATTTTAATGAAAAAGAGAAAATAAATATTTTAATGGATACTGGTCCTTCTCCAGATATAATTTTACATAATGCAAAAGAATTAAATATTGATTTGAGAGGAATAAATATGATCGTAATTAGTCATGCACATTATGATCATACTGGTGGATTAATAGGAGTTTTAAAACATATAAATAAAAAAGTATTGATTATAATGCATCCAAATTGTTTAAATTTAAAATTTGCTGAAAAACCTTATCTAAGATATATAGGCATTCCATTTAAAATTTCAGAAATAGAAGAAGCAGGTGGAATACTATTGTTATCTTGCAAACCAGTAAAAATAACTCTGAAATAA
- a CDS encoding ribbon-helix-helix domain-containing protein: MPEALIEGMDEVVKIGIYQSRSAVIRAAIRDLLKKKALKKY, encoded by the coding sequence ATTCCTGAAGCATTAATAGAAGGAATGGATGAAGTAGTAAAAATTGGAATTTATCAAAGTAGAAGTGCAGTAATTAGAGCTGCAATAAGAGATTTATTGAAGAAGAAAGCTTTGAAAAAATATTAG
- a CDS encoding KEOPS complex subunit Pcc1 produces MIEKAKAKIIFNISEKDASIILKSLLPEIKNPATNRSKIDLLIRDGKLLMNVEAKDMTALRAALNSYVRWINMIIETLGVIEENE; encoded by the coding sequence ATGATAGAAAAAGCGAAAGCTAAAATTATTTTTAATATTTCAGAAAAAGATGCTTCAATTATTCTAAAATCTTTATTACCTGAAATAAAAAATCCTGCTACAAATAGGTCAAAGATAGATTTATTAATTAGAGATGGAAAACTTTTGATGAATGTAGAGGCAAAAGACATGACTGCATTAAGAGCAGCATTAAATTCTTATGTTAGATGGATAAATATGATAATAGAAACTTTAGGAGTGATCGAGGAAAATGAGTGA
- a CDS encoding DUF116 domain-containing protein, producing MPYKFNFDLSQISQPLFKEIARICNEKNIHIRIGEKVRYLIEKFRIPEITGLGISDAITIIEDLIDINIRNLLEKEKFLKTNKRALFLPHCSRKYMDNRCKAYFNPEVPSYYCNHCSPDCLINQATILAKKYEYDVYVVAGGSCIPKILKDNHYEGIVGVACCEELKLGSNYLRNLNIPGQGVPLIKNGCANTKFSIESLEIILREKTN from the coding sequence ATGCCATATAAATTTAATTTTGACCTATCGCAAATTTCTCAACCACTTTTTAAAGAAATTGCTAGAATTTGTAATGAAAAGAATATACATATAAGAATTGGAGAAAAAGTAAGATATTTAATTGAAAAATTTAGGATACCTGAAATAACTGGTTTAGGGATTTCTGATGCCATAACAATTATTGAAGATCTTATAGATATAAATATTAGAAATCTTCTTGAAAAAGAAAAATTCTTAAAAACGAATAAAAGAGCTCTTTTCTTACCACATTGCTCAAGAAAATATATGGACAATAGATGCAAAGCATACTTTAATCCAGAAGTCCCATCTTATTATTGTAATCATTGCTCTCCTGATTGTTTAATTAATCAAGCAACAATTCTTGCAAAAAAGTATGAGTATGATGTTTATGTTGTAGCAGGAGGTTCTTGTATTCCTAAAATATTAAAAGATAACCATTACGAGGGAATAGTAGGAGTTGCATGTTGCGAAGAACTTAAATTAGGAAGTAATTATTTAAGAAATTTAAATATACCTGGACAAGGAGTGCCTCTCATTAAGAATGGTTGTGCCAATACAAAATTTAGTATTGAGAGTTTAGAAATAATTTTAAGAGAGAAAACAAATTAA